In one Streptomyces sp. NBC_01288 genomic region, the following are encoded:
- a CDS encoding GNAT family N-acetyltransferase, whose product MAEQRAERRTVTDVRMEPVDPDAQNALRDWRHVHNLIVPPAAMSLDEVRERSGRNRLENAYLGDVLVGCSTVRPPEGEEAVATVIARVLPDFRRRGYGAALYENGLTRARALGAGAIETVVLAANTDGVRFAEARGFVETERYVLDGETDLWITLRLRLRS is encoded by the coding sequence ATGGCAGAACAGCGTGCGGAGCGGCGAACGGTGACCGATGTGCGTATGGAACCGGTGGATCCCGATGCTCAGAACGCACTCCGGGACTGGCGACACGTCCACAACCTGATCGTGCCGCCCGCCGCGATGTCCCTCGACGAAGTCCGGGAGCGGAGCGGGCGGAACCGGCTGGAGAACGCGTACCTGGGGGACGTGCTCGTGGGTTGCTCCACTGTGCGGCCGCCGGAGGGCGAGGAAGCGGTGGCGACCGTCATCGCGCGCGTGCTGCCCGATTTCCGGCGGCGCGGCTACGGAGCCGCCCTCTACGAAAACGGCCTCACGCGCGCGCGTGCGCTCGGCGCCGGTGCGATCGAGACCGTCGTCCTGGCCGCCAACACGGACGGGGTGCGGTTCGCAGAGGCTCGGGGTTTCGTCGAGACCGAGCGCTATGTACTGGACGGCGAGACCGACTTGTGGATCACTCTGCGGTTGCGGTTGCGGTCGTAG
- the iscB gene encoding RNA-guided endonuclease IscB produces the protein MPCHPARARELLGKGRAVVARQVPFTIRLKDRALADSEVDGVRLRIDPGSKGTGLAVTDEKREMGQEGAAVTVRRGLFSIELRHRGDQIRLRMRQRAGYRRRRRSANCRYRAPRSDNRPRPAGWLPPSLRHRVETVLSLATRLCRYAPVSEVHIERVAFDTHAMSAGRPLSEAEYRQGPLAGATARAYLRTKWNSACAYCDVSGVPLNIERLRPRSRGGSDRVSNLVLACVPCNEAKGTTPVETFLADRPDRLARILGQARAPLHDAAAMNATRWQLTEALGTLGRPVHAWSGRRTKGNRSAMGLAKTHTLDALSVGRLNHAYGDVIVRYPERVLVARATGRGSYPARLRTGSASPDFAGLVPSGTSGTSPGISYGPRCAPASGRARGPAVSPSGPGGSTVWRRREVVSTSLTGICGSSSGATDTDTAVVRSRRRQHPEKAVDPSPSGS, from the coding sequence ATGCCCTGCCATCCGGCCCGCGCCCGCGAACTCCTGGGAAAGGGGCGGGCCGTGGTCGCCCGGCAGGTGCCCTTCACCATCCGGCTGAAGGACCGCGCGCTCGCCGACTCGGAAGTCGACGGAGTGCGGTTGCGCATCGACCCCGGCTCGAAAGGCACCGGCCTCGCCGTCACCGACGAGAAGAGGGAAATGGGCCAAGAGGGCGCCGCCGTCACCGTCAGACGCGGGCTGTTCTCGATCGAACTCCGGCATCGCGGCGATCAGATCCGCCTGCGCATGCGGCAACGCGCCGGTTACCGGCGCAGGCGCCGCTCGGCCAACTGCCGCTACCGTGCGCCTCGTTCGGACAACCGGCCCCGTCCCGCAGGATGGCTGCCGCCCTCCCTGCGCCACCGGGTCGAGACCGTCCTCTCCCTCGCGACGCGCCTGTGCCGCTACGCCCCCGTCAGCGAGGTCCACATCGAACGCGTCGCGTTCGACACCCATGCCATGAGCGCGGGAAGGCCCCTGTCCGAAGCCGAGTACAGGCAGGGCCCACTCGCCGGAGCCACCGCCCGTGCCTACCTCCGCACCAAGTGGAACAGCGCCTGCGCCTACTGCGACGTGAGCGGCGTACCCCTGAACATCGAGCGCCTCAGACCCCGCAGCCGCGGAGGCTCCGACCGCGTCTCGAACCTCGTCCTCGCCTGCGTCCCCTGCAACGAGGCCAAGGGCACCACCCCGGTGGAGACCTTCCTCGCCGACCGGCCCGACCGCCTCGCGAGAATCCTCGGACAGGCCAGGGCGCCGCTCCACGACGCCGCCGCCATGAACGCGACCCGTTGGCAGCTCACGGAGGCCCTGGGCACCCTCGGCAGGCCCGTGCACGCCTGGTCGGGCAGGCGCACGAAAGGCAACCGCAGCGCCATGGGCCTGGCCAAGACACACACCCTGGACGCGTTGTCCGTCGGACGCCTCAACCACGCATACGGCGACGTGATCGTGCGGTACCCGGAGCGGGTGCTCGTCGCCAGGGCCACCGGGCGAGGCTCCTACCCCGCACGACTCCGGACCGGTTCGGCTTCCCCCGACTTCGCCGGGCTCGTACCAAGCGGCACTTCGGGTACGTCACCGGGGATCTCGTACGGGCCACGGTGCGCTCCGGCAAGTGGGCGGGCACGCGGACCGGCCGTATCTCCGTCCGGGCCAGGGGGCAGCACAGTCTGGCGACGCCGAGAGGTCGTATCAACGTCTCTCACCGGAATCTGCGGCTCCTCCAGCGGGGCGACGGATACGGATACGGCAGTCGTCCGGAGCCGACGCCGTCAACATCCCGAAAAAGCGGTTGATCCGTCGCCGAGCGGTTCCTAG
- a CDS encoding citrate synthase 2 — protein sequence MSDFDPSFVPGLEGVVAFETEIAEPDKEGGALRYRGVDIEDLVGHVSFGNVWGLLVDGAFDPGLPAAEPFPIPVHSGDIRVDVQSALAMLAPVWGLKPLLDIDEEQARDDLARAAVMALSYVAQSARGQGNAMVPQSEIDKAHSVVERFMIRWRGEPDPKHVAAVDAYWTSAAEHGMNASTFTARVIASTGADVAAALSGAVGAMSGPLHGGAPSRVLGMIEEIERTGDAEAYVRQALDKGERLMGFGHRVYRAEDPRARVLRRTARELGAPRFEIAEALEKAALAELHARRPDRVLATNVEFWAAIVLDFAEVPAHMFTSMFTCARTAGWSAHILEQKRTGRLVRPSARYVGPESRGPQSIEGYADIAH from the coding sequence ATGTCCGACTTCGACCCCTCCTTTGTCCCTGGACTCGAAGGAGTCGTCGCGTTCGAGACGGAGATCGCCGAACCGGACAAGGAAGGCGGCGCTCTGCGGTACCGGGGCGTCGACATCGAGGATCTGGTCGGTCACGTCTCGTTCGGCAACGTCTGGGGGCTGCTCGTCGACGGCGCCTTCGACCCCGGGCTGCCGGCCGCCGAGCCGTTCCCGATCCCGGTGCACTCGGGGGACATCCGCGTCGACGTACAGTCCGCGCTGGCCATGCTCGCGCCCGTGTGGGGCCTCAAGCCGCTCCTCGACATCGACGAGGAGCAGGCGCGCGACGACCTCGCCCGGGCGGCCGTCATGGCGCTGTCGTACGTCGCCCAGTCCGCGCGCGGGCAGGGGAACGCGATGGTTCCGCAGAGCGAGATCGACAAGGCGCACTCGGTCGTCGAGCGGTTCATGATCCGGTGGCGGGGGGAGCCGGATCCCAAGCATGTCGCGGCTGTGGACGCGTATTGGACGTCCGCTGCCGAGCATGGGATGAACGCGTCCACCTTTACGGCTCGGGTTATCGCCTCTACGGGCGCTGATGTCGCCGCCGCGCTGTCCGGGGCCGTGGGTGCGATGTCCGGGCCTCTGCATGGTGGGGCGCCGTCCCGGGTGCTCGGGATGATCGAGGAGATCGAGCGGACCGGGGATGCCGAGGCGTATGTGCGGCAGGCGCTCGACAAGGGTGAACGGTTGATGGGGTTCGGGCACCGGGTGTACCGGGCCGAGGACCCTCGGGCTCGTGTACTGCGGCGTACCGCGCGGGAGTTGGGGGCGCCGCGGTTCGAGATCGCGGAGGCGTTGGAGAAGGCGGCGCTCGCGGAGTTGCATGCGCGGCGGCCTGATCGGGTGCTGGCGACCAACGTCGAGTTCTGGGCGGCGATCGTTCTCGACTTCGCTGAGGTGCCGGCGCACATGTTCACGTCGATGTTCACGTGTGCGCGGACCGCCGGGTGGTCGGCGCACATTCTTGAGCAGAAGCGGACGGGGCGACTGGTGCGGCCGTCTGCTCGGTATGTGGGGCCGGAGTCTCGTGGGCCCCAGTCGATCGAGGGGTACGCGGATATCGCCCACTGA
- the pdxH gene encoding pyridoxamine 5'-phosphate oxidase, giving the protein MTDRDPTDRDPRLDPAAMRKQYRAEGLDENDLAADPMTQFGRWFEEAALQDLVYEPNAMVVSTADAEGRPSSRTVLLKHYDAQGFVFYTNYDSRKARELGANPYVSLLFPWHPMARQVLVTGTARRTGRDETAAYFRTRPHGSQLGAWASTQSTVIPSRAELESSYADLLARYPEGEQVPVPPHWGGFRIAPQAVEFWQGRENRLHDRLRYTAEPSGTWHLDRLSP; this is encoded by the coding sequence GTGACCGACCGCGATCCCACCGACCGTGATCCCCGCCTCGACCCCGCCGCGATGCGCAAGCAGTACCGCGCGGAGGGCCTCGACGAGAACGACCTCGCAGCCGACCCCATGACACAGTTCGGCCGCTGGTTCGAGGAGGCGGCGCTCCAGGACCTCGTCTACGAGCCGAACGCCATGGTCGTCTCCACCGCCGACGCCGAGGGCCGCCCCAGCTCCCGCACGGTCCTCCTCAAGCACTACGACGCCCAGGGCTTCGTCTTCTACACGAACTACGACTCCCGCAAGGCCCGCGAACTCGGCGCCAACCCGTACGTCTCGCTGCTCTTCCCCTGGCACCCGATGGCCCGCCAGGTCCTGGTCACCGGCACCGCCCGCCGCACCGGCCGCGACGAGACCGCCGCGTACTTCCGCACCCGCCCGCACGGCTCCCAACTCGGCGCCTGGGCCAGCACCCAGTCCACGGTGATCCCCTCACGAGCCGAACTGGAGTCGTCGTACGCCGACCTGCTCGCCCGCTACCCCGAGGGCGAACAGGTCCCGGTCCCCCCGCACTGGGGCGGCTTCCGCATCGCCCCCCAGGCGGTCGAGTTCTGGCAGGGCCGGGAAAACCGCCTCCACGACCGCCTCCGCTACACAGCAGAACCCTCCGGCACCTGGCACCTGGACCGCCTGAGCCCCTGA